One window from the genome of Cervus elaphus chromosome 8, mCerEla1.1, whole genome shotgun sequence encodes:
- the LOC122698588 gene encoding small cysteine and glycine repeat-containing protein 3-like has protein sequence MGCCGCGSCGGCGGGCGGCGGGCGGGCGGGCGGGCGGCNSCRCYRVGCCTSCCPCCYGCCGGCCSVPVVCCHRRTCSCNSCGKGCCQQKCCCQQRSCCQKQCCH, from the coding sequence ATGGGCTGCTGTGGTTGTGGAAGTtgcggcggctgcggcggcggctgcggtGGCTGCGGCGGGggctgcggcggcggctgcggcggcggctgcggcggggGCTGCGGTGGCTGCAACAGCTGCAGGTGCTACCGGGTGGGCTGCTGCACCAGCTGCTGCCCCTGCTGCTACGGCTGCTGCGGGGGCTGCTGCAGCGTCCCCGTGGTCTGCTGCCACCGCCGCACCTGCAGCTGCAACTCGTGTGGGAAGGGCTGCTGCCAGCAGAAGTGCTGCTGCCAGCAAAGGAGCTGCTGTCAGAAGCAGTGCTGCCACTAG